The region ccgacgaTATAGGCTCGTGCGACGATGTATGGATGCTCGGTGCACGGCGCCCTACATCGCTTGACTGCCTCCTCTTCGCCGTTTTGCACACCATTCGGACGCTGCCCGCCCAACAAGTGCGTTTCTTGTTGGCCGTACAAGAGCGGCACCCCTCTTTGCTGACCTATTACGAACGCCTCCACAAATATGTGCCGTAGTCTAGTCATTCAAGCAAGCCTGGCACGCGCTCTCTGAATCCGTTCCTAGGCATTTTttggacgacgcgcccacATGCCGCTGAACGACGCCACCAAGGATATTTTGGCCGGTACCACGGGTGGTGTGGCACAGGTACTGGTGGGTCAACCATTTGATATCGTGAAAGTGCGTGTGCAGACTGCGCCCCATGGCACGTATAGTGGCATTTTGGACTGTGTCTCGCACATTCTGCGTGACGAAGGCCCATTGGCCTTTTACAAGGGCACGACCATGCCACTGATTGGTGTAGGTGCTTGCGTATCGATTCAGTTTGGCGTTGTTCAGTGGAGCAAGCGCCTTTTCGCCAGCATGAATGCCAAGCAGAGTCCGACCCAGCAAATCACACCGCTGCAGCAGTATACGGCCGGTCTGCTGGGCGGTGTTGCCAACAGCTGGGTGGCTGGACCCGTTGAGCATGTGCGTATTCGAATGCAAACGCAAAAGGGCCACGACATACGTGGTCCCTTTGATTGTGTCCGCCAGATCGTGCAAAAGGCCGGCGTAACGGGCGTATTTCGTGGCATGGGACCCACTCTCCTCCGTGAAGGTCACGGCATGGGCGTCTATTTCTTG is a window of Malassezia restricta chromosome III, complete sequence DNA encoding:
- a CDS encoding solute carrier family 25 (mitochondrial carnitine/acylcarnitine transporter), member 20/29; this translates as MPLNDATKDILAGTTGGVAQVLVGQPFDIVKVRVQTAPHGTYSGILDCVSHILRDEGPLAFYKGTTMPLIGVGACVSIQFGVVQWSKRLFASMNAKQSPTQQITPLQQYTAGLLGGVANSWVAGPVEHVRIRMQTQKGHDIRGPFDCVRQIVQKAGVTGVFRGMGPTLLREGHGMGVYFLTYEYIVQQRLKALGISRDQVPISTSMVAGGLSGILLWMMIYPIDVVKSYMQTDAIEPSKRQFRSSLDVVRYINASYGLKGYVRGIEPTLLRAPFVNAATFVAFELAMQKLSLF